The Spirulina subsalsa PCC 9445 region CATGATTCCCGTTAATTCACGGAAACTTTACAGACATTTTGCGTAATTTTATGTAGACTTGATCAATCAGGTGGATACTACCTCAGTAATATCTAGGAATACCATTCACCATCCCGAGGGTTTAATTATGGATAAATTACTCAGCAGACTTTCAACCAGCCTCTGTATTGCCACAGGAGTGATACTCACCTCCTCCGTGATGCTGCCAGCAGAGGCCTTCACCATTACACAAACCACCGACACAGCAGGGAATCCAGCACAGCCTCTGTGGACTGTGGGCATGACTCAAGATGATGTGGGTGGCAGTTTCATGACCAATTGGTTACTACCCGCTAGTCCTAGTGACCCCTATGAGACTCTCACTCAAGACCTGAGTGCTAGTGCCACTTACACCCTGAGTGCTTTTACTAACACCTACATGGACTTAACCATTAGTCTGAGCAACACCACCATACTCAGCCAACTCAGCAATGCTAACATTATGAGCTTTGGCTTTGGGGTTGATCCCAATGCAACAGGGGTAAGTTTCCTAACCGAGGGAAACGTATTTGATGATGTGAGACTCAACAGCAACCCTAACTTTACAGGCGGTTTCAAAAACATTGATATTTGCGTCTACGCGGCTCAAAACTGTGCAGGAGGCAAAATCAATCAAGGTCTAGTTGCCGGAGCAACAGACACCTTTAGCCTACGGATTTTTGGGGACTTTTCCACAGGAACCGCCAGTTTAGGTAGCTCTTCTGCCACTCTCTCCGACTTCCCCATCAAATTCCAAACCTCAGCCGGAAGTTATCAGTTAGCGGGTTCTGGTCATGTGGAAGAAGTTCCCGAACCTCTCACCATCTTAGGTACAGGATTAGCCTTAGCCTTTGGTGCAGGTCTGAAAAAAGAATACGACAAACGGAAAAAAAGTCTAGAAGCTTAACCCGGGTTAAGAACATCTACCCCCAAAATCGTCGGAACAGGGAACAGGGGGGTCGGGAAAATCCGGTTGTGTCCAATCGTGAATAGTCCGTAAATAATGTTGTCCAATTTGTGGAACGCTATATATGGGACTTGACAAAATGCACACAAGCCTGACTTGTTAAGGTTGCCTATTACCGATTACCGATTACCTATTACCTATTCCCCGTTCCCTGTTCCCTAGAGTAATGAAGCTTGAGCATAAAAACCGCCTGAATTATATTTACATTCCCCAATATTGGTTATTAGGGATTACCACAGGTTTAGTCGCCATCTATGGTCAATTAGTTTGGTGGAGTGATGACGCTAATCTTATCTCCTCTGTTCTATTATTCTTTGGGGTGATAGGTTATCTGGTTTATCAAAAACGGCACAGTCTTCAGCTAACCAGTAGTCCCTTAGCAACCCTGCTAGGCCTTCTCCTACTCGGCTTATTTTTACTCTGGACACATCTCCCCGCTAATGTATCCTTAAACCCTCGGTTTTTACCTGTTCTCCCTCTGTTTTTGGGTGGGGGATTAATATTAATCGCTTCCGGCTTTAAAGGCTTAAAACAATATCTTCCAGAACTAACTATACTAGCCGTTTTAGGTCTTCCCTATTTAGTGCTTTATTACGTTATTAATTTATCCGCTATCACCGCTAATTTTAGTGCCTTTTTGCTTTGGTATACTGGCTTTGATGTGTCCCATGTTGGGAGTTTTTTAATACTCCCGGAAGCTACCGTTAATGTACGGGAAGGCTGTTCCGGTGCGGAAGGGATTGCCCATTTATTAGGTCTTGGGGTTTTATTTTTAATCATGTTCCCTCAAAGTCACGGGAAAAAAGCCCTTTTACTGGTTTTCTCGTTTCTTTTAGGGTTTGTCATGAATAGTCTGCGCGTCGTTCTCATGATCATGTTGGTCGCTGGAGGAGATGGAGAGGCTTTTTACTACTGGCATGAAGGGGATGGCTCCTTAATTTTCTCGCTCATTTCTGTGACGTTTCTTGCTGGATTTTGTTTTTGGTTACTGCAAGAACCTAAATCGGAAAAACCTGATTCTCCCAGTTTATCCTAATACCCAATCTTGACAAATTAAGACCCAAAGTTAGAAGTCAAGGGAACAGGAAGGGGGAGTCGGGGAATTAATAATTATTCTCTCTTGCTTATGTGTTAATGTTGATAGCGGCGTTTTCATCCCTATTTAAAACACACC contains the following coding sequences:
- the crtA gene encoding cyanoexosortase A, whose protein sequence is MKLEHKNRLNYIYIPQYWLLGITTGLVAIYGQLVWWSDDANLISSVLLFFGVIGYLVYQKRHSLQLTSSPLATLLGLLLLGLFLLWTHLPANVSLNPRFLPVLPLFLGGGLILIASGFKGLKQYLPELTILAVLGLPYLVLYYVINLSAITANFSAFLLWYTGFDVSHVGSFLILPEATVNVREGCSGAEGIAHLLGLGVLFLIMFPQSHGKKALLLVFSFLLGFVMNSLRVVLMIMLVAGGDGEAFYYWHEGDGSLIFSLISVTFLAGFCFWLLQEPKSEKPDSPSLS
- a CDS encoding cistern family PEP-CTERM protein, yielding MDKLLSRLSTSLCIATGVILTSSVMLPAEAFTITQTTDTAGNPAQPLWTVGMTQDDVGGSFMTNWLLPASPSDPYETLTQDLSASATYTLSAFTNTYMDLTISLSNTTILSQLSNANIMSFGFGVDPNATGVSFLTEGNVFDDVRLNSNPNFTGGFKNIDICVYAAQNCAGGKINQGLVAGATDTFSLRIFGDFSTGTASLGSSSATLSDFPIKFQTSAGSYQLAGSGHVEEVPEPLTILGTGLALAFGAGLKKEYDKRKKSLEA